Proteins co-encoded in one Apteryx mantelli isolate bAptMan1 chromosome 4, bAptMan1.hap1, whole genome shotgun sequence genomic window:
- the INAFM2 gene encoding putative transmembrane protein INAFM2 has product MKEKEAGAERGKPATYTGDKKARMAAKTNKKWVRLATVLAYVLSVSLAAIVLAVYYSLIWQPVRGGGSGAASQPHVAAPPGPAVSDGPRPAAASQPPGAAGPTREALPAPPRTGPDPGPADTDRPAASPPGAEAGAAVPRRVRDSP; this is encoded by the coding sequence ATGAAGGAGAAGGAGGCGGGGGCGGAGCGGGGCAAGCCCGCCACTTACACCGGGGACAAGAAGGCGCGCATGGCGGCCAAGACCAACAAGAAGTGGGTGCGCCTGGCCACCGTGCTGGCCTACGTGCTCTCCGTCTCGCTCGCCGCCATCGTGCTCGCCGTCTACTACAGCCTCATCTGGCAGCCGGTGCGCGGCGGTGGCTCCGGCGCCGCCTCGCAGCCCCACgtcgccgcgccgccgggccctgCGGTCAGCGACGGACCTCGGCCCGCCGCGGCCtcgcagccccccggggcagccggaccCACGCGGGAGGCTCTGCCAGCGCCGCCGCGGACGggccccgaccccggccccgcCGACACGGACCGCCCGGCCGCGTCGCCGCCCGGGGCCGAGGCGGGCGCCGCCGTGCCGCGCCGGGTGCGCGACAGCCCCTGA